The Fictibacillus arsenicus genome contains a region encoding:
- a CDS encoding LTA synthase family protein → MKEKMKQAFADYKFFFIAIALLWVKTYIVYKTAFELPMDNKIQELILFINPISSVILFLGITLYFKGKAHRRMIIAVSAIMSFVMYANMVFYRFFNDFITIPVLFQTSNMGDLGNSVFELIQPTDVLVFVDILILAYFMRRADYRPARASRKQITLTYAAAIVFFIVNVGIAETERPQLLTRTFDREMLIKNIGSYNYHIYDSIIQSKAKAQRAFADGSEITDIENYTRANYKEPNPEMFGKAKGKNVFVISVESTQNFVINESVNGKEITPFMNDLIKDSYYFPNFYHQTGQGKTSDSEFLLDNSLYPLPSGAVFFTHSQNQYNATPEILKEQGYYSSVQHANNKSFWNRDIMYDNFGYDRYYSLKDFEVTPENSIGWGLKDKDFFKQSIPHLKEMQAMNKPFYTKYITLTNHFPFTLEEEDEMIPEWTSNDGTVNRYFTTVRYTDEALKEFFADVKAAGLYEDSIFIMYGDHYGISENHNDAMGQFLGKEITPFESTQLQKVPLIIHMPGEKGKQMDTVGGQIDLKPTILHLLGIDTKGDIQLGSDLFSKDREDFAVLRDNSYITKDNVFTDGKCYDKATGKPVEGEENACEPYAERAKTELDMSDRIIYGDLLRFYDKDKAKQN, encoded by the coding sequence ATGAAAGAAAAAATGAAACAAGCTTTTGCTGATTATAAGTTTTTCTTTATCGCAATTGCTTTATTATGGGTTAAAACGTATATCGTATATAAAACAGCATTTGAATTGCCAATGGACAACAAAATTCAGGAACTGATCCTATTTATTAATCCAATCAGTTCGGTCATCTTATTCTTAGGTATTACCCTTTATTTTAAAGGTAAAGCGCATAGAAGAATGATCATTGCCGTAAGTGCGATCATGAGTTTTGTAATGTATGCAAACATGGTTTTTTACAGATTCTTTAACGACTTTATTACCATTCCAGTGTTGTTTCAAACAAGCAACATGGGTGATCTAGGAAACAGTGTTTTTGAATTAATTCAGCCAACAGACGTTTTAGTGTTTGTTGACATTTTAATCTTAGCTTACTTTATGAGACGTGCTGATTACCGTCCTGCTCGTGCGTCACGCAAACAGATTACACTGACTTATGCAGCAGCGATCGTATTCTTTATCGTAAACGTTGGAATTGCTGAAACAGAGCGTCCACAGTTATTAACACGTACTTTTGACCGTGAGATGCTGATTAAGAATATTGGTTCATACAACTACCATATTTATGATTCAATTATTCAGTCTAAAGCGAAAGCTCAGCGTGCATTCGCAGATGGAAGCGAAATTACGGATATTGAAAACTATACACGTGCCAATTATAAAGAACCGAACCCTGAGATGTTTGGTAAAGCAAAAGGCAAAAATGTTTTCGTAATTTCTGTAGAATCAACACAAAACTTTGTTATTAATGAATCAGTTAACGGAAAAGAAATTACACCGTTTATGAATGACTTGATTAAAGACAGCTATTACTTCCCGAACTTCTATCACCAAACTGGGCAAGGGAAAACATCTGATTCAGAGTTCTTGTTAGATAACTCACTATATCCGCTTCCAAGTGGAGCAGTATTCTTTACACATTCACAAAATCAATACAATGCAACGCCAGAGATCTTGAAAGAGCAAGGCTACTATTCATCAGTACAGCATGCTAACAACAAGAGTTTCTGGAATCGTGATATTATGTATGATAATTTCGGTTATGACCGTTATTACTCGTTAAAAGATTTTGAAGTTACACCTGAAAATTCAATTGGCTGGGGATTAAAGGATAAAGATTTCTTTAAACAATCGATTCCTCACTTGAAAGAAATGCAGGCAATGAATAAGCCATTCTATACAAAGTATATTACTTTAACGAATCACTTCCCTTTCACATTGGAAGAAGAAGATGAAATGATCCCAGAATGGACTTCAAATGACGGGACAGTTAACCGATATTTTACAACTGTCCGTTACACGGATGAAGCACTTAAAGAGTTCTTTGCTGATGTAAAAGCAGCTGGATTATATGAAGACTCTATCTTTATCATGTATGGTGACCATTATGGTATTTCGGAAAATCACAATGATGCAATGGGTCAATTCTTAGGAAAAGAAATTACACCATTTGAATCAACTCAATTGCAGAAAGTACCATTGATCATTCATATGCCAGGTGAAAAAGGTAAGCAGATGGATACAGTCGGCGGACAAATAGACTTAAAACCAACCATCTTGCACTTGCTTGGAATTGATACAAAAGGTGATATTCAATTAGGGTCAGACCTTTTCTCCAAAGACCGTGAAGATTTCGCAGTACTTCGCGATAATTCTTATATTACGAAAGATAATGTTTTTACAGATGGCAAGTGTTACGACAAGGCAACTGGGAAACCAGTTGAAGGCGAAGAAAATGCATGCGAACCTTATGCTGAACGTGCAAAAACGGAGCTGGATATGTCAGACCGAATCATCTACGGCGACTTGCTGCGCTTTTATGATAAAGACAAAGCAAAGCAAAACTAA
- a CDS encoding YqgQ family protein: MKTMYDVLQLLKRFGTIIYTGNPAADLELIQEEVRELYNQKLIDVNEYKTAILIIRSVNNKLQ; encoded by the coding sequence ATGAAAACAATGTATGATGTACTGCAGTTATTAAAAAGGTTTGGAACCATTATATACACAGGAAATCCAGCTGCAGATTTAGAATTAATTCAAGAAGAAGTTCGAGAGCTGTACAACCAGAAACTTATTGATGTAAACGAATACAAAACAGCAATTCTTATTATTCGTTCAGTAAACAATAAATTACAATAG
- a CDS encoding HAD family hydrolase, with product MNVSKSKAFFFDLDNTLFDYEASFKQASLFAFKSIFYPVLKKPVNAEKWFDTYKIYCDLYWPAYEDKTVTREQYQRNRLVSSLISFNIQPINMNQIDYFRKLCEEKIPSFVIPYPWIKEIIDLLYNRGFVAGIISNGGSALQRKKLSMLGLSFSQNNIFISSELSFAKPSLEIFEYVKSRIHAASFYYIGDSFSFDIHPAVTAGWTGIWWNPSKKLLAQTNPFIYNCCSENELRSVVKKCIE from the coding sequence ATGAACGTATCCAAAAGCAAAGCTTTCTTTTTTGATCTGGATAATACGTTATTTGACTACGAAGCCTCCTTTAAGCAGGCTTCTTTATTTGCCTTTAAGTCAATTTTTTATCCTGTATTGAAGAAGCCGGTAAATGCTGAAAAATGGTTTGATACTTATAAGATCTATTGTGATCTATATTGGCCAGCTTATGAGGATAAAACTGTAACACGTGAACAATATCAAAGAAACAGGCTTGTTTCTTCATTAATATCTTTTAATATCCAGCCGATTAATATGAATCAAATTGATTATTTCCGAAAACTTTGTGAAGAGAAAATCCCTTCATTTGTTATACCTTATCCGTGGATTAAAGAAATTATTGATTTATTATACAATCGAGGGTTTGTGGCAGGTATCATTTCAAATGGAGGTTCCGCATTGCAGAGAAAGAAGCTCAGTATGCTCGGGCTAAGCTTCTCACAGAACAACATTTTTATTTCCTCAGAACTTTCTTTCGCCAAACCGAGTCTTGAGATATTTGAATATGTGAAAAGCAGAATACACGCGGCGAGTTTTTATTATATTGGGGACTCATTCAGTTTTGATATCCACCCAGCGGTTACAGCCGGGTGGACAGGGATATGGTGGAATCCTTCAAAAAAATTGTTAGCACAGACAAATCCATTCATATATAACTGCTGCTCTGAAAATGAATTAAGAAGTGTAGTTAAGAAATGTATTGAATGA
- a CDS encoding spore germination protein, with protein sequence MSYLPKKQPLSHDFDENVQYMKKQLGVDISFDCIHLDLEYAGRRMALFMVDGFVKDDILHYLMKLLADLKPDQLDPDPLLRLMKTYIPYVEISKSDDLNQGIDWVLSGPTVLIVEGVPEIIQIDARTYPVRGPEEPDVERVVRGARDGFVETIIFNTALTRRRVRDRSLRMEYMSIGRRSKTDICISYIEDIADPHIVGRIKDSLKKIDTDGLPMGEKTVEEFICGRHFNPYPLVRYTERPDTAAVHLFEGHVLVFVDGSPSVLITPTTFWHHLQHAEEYRQKPIVGAYLRFVRFLAVWISIFLLPLWYLFSVQKELLPISLSFIGPEEIGVVPLFLQFIIIELGMDMLRMATIHTPTSVSTGLGLVSAIVIGQVAIEVGLFVNEVVLYIAVAAIGTFATPTYELSLANRLLRLSLLALTALFGVPGYMAGFTLAILFFVSFKSFHIPYLWPFIPFNYKAIRDVIFRIPMPLKNRRPVVLHPKDPDR encoded by the coding sequence ATGTCATATCTGCCAAAAAAACAGCCTCTTTCACACGATTTTGACGAAAATGTTCAATATATGAAGAAACAACTGGGTGTTGATATTAGTTTTGACTGCATCCATTTAGACTTAGAATATGCAGGCAGAAGAATGGCCCTATTCATGGTAGATGGATTTGTAAAGGATGACATTCTTCACTATTTAATGAAGCTCTTAGCAGATCTTAAACCAGACCAATTAGATCCCGATCCGCTATTGAGACTAATGAAAACGTATATTCCATATGTTGAGATTTCTAAATCAGATGATCTTAACCAGGGGATAGATTGGGTTTTGAGCGGGCCGACTGTTCTTATTGTTGAAGGCGTTCCTGAGATCATTCAGATCGATGCCAGAACATACCCTGTCCGGGGTCCAGAAGAGCCTGATGTTGAGCGGGTAGTAAGAGGAGCAAGAGATGGCTTTGTAGAGACGATTATATTTAATACAGCATTAACAAGAAGAAGGGTACGTGACCGGTCTTTACGAATGGAATATATGAGTATAGGAAGACGCTCTAAAACAGATATCTGTATTTCCTATATTGAGGACATAGCTGATCCGCATATAGTGGGACGAATTAAAGACTCTCTAAAAAAGATTGATACAGACGGGCTTCCAATGGGAGAAAAAACGGTTGAGGAATTTATTTGCGGAAGGCATTTTAATCCTTATCCATTAGTGAGGTATACAGAACGTCCTGATACTGCAGCTGTTCATCTATTTGAAGGGCATGTTCTCGTTTTTGTAGACGGCTCACCATCAGTTCTTATAACTCCAACTACATTTTGGCATCATCTTCAGCATGCAGAAGAATATAGGCAAAAACCAATCGTAGGTGCGTATTTAAGGTTTGTCCGTTTTCTTGCGGTATGGATTTCAATCTTTCTGCTTCCGCTTTGGTATTTATTTTCTGTTCAAAAAGAATTGCTGCCGATCAGTCTCAGTTTTATTGGTCCTGAGGAGATTGGTGTTGTTCCGCTTTTTTTACAGTTTATAATTATTGAACTTGGTATGGACATGCTTAGGATGGCTACCATTCATACCCCTACATCTGTATCCACAGGATTAGGACTTGTATCAGCCATCGTAATTGGGCAAGTTGCTATCGAGGTAGGTCTGTTCGTGAATGAGGTCGTGTTATATATTGCAGTAGCCGCAATAGGGACTTTTGCAACACCCACTTATGAACTTAGTCTTGCCAACAGATTATTAAGACTTTCATTATTGGCACTTACGGCCCTATTTGGAGTGCCTGGCTACATGGCAGGGTTTACGTTAGCCATTTTGTTTTTTGTTTCTTTTAAATCTTTTCATATCCCATACTTATGGCCGTTTATCCCTTTTAACTATAAAGCGATCAGAGATGTGATATTTAGAATTCCAATGCCATTGAAAAACAGAAGACCTGTTGTCCTGCACCCCAAGGACCCAGATCGTTAA
- a CDS encoding ROK family glucokinase: MEKWLVGIDLGGTTIKVAFITLDGHIVEKWEIPTNISEYGKHIVSDIAQSIDAKLDQLSEKREKLAAIGMGAPGFIDMKTGFIYHAVNIGWRDYALKEELEKATGLSVTIDNDANIAAIGEMWRGAGDGEGNLLMVTLGTGVGGGIIVNGHIMHGTNGMAGEIGHITSIPEGGASCNCGKSGCIETIASATGIARIATEKAGEDPSSTLNEVLKNNGELKAKDVIEAAENGDQAAIDTLDSVTFHLGLVIANLSNSINPGKIVIGGGVSKAGHILMSRLEKEFKRFALPRVAEGATLTVATLGNDAGVIGGAWLAKHNI; encoded by the coding sequence ATGGAAAAATGGCTAGTTGGGATAGACTTAGGCGGGACAACAATAAAAGTAGCTTTTATAACACTTGATGGTCATATCGTTGAAAAATGGGAGATTCCTACAAACATATCTGAATATGGCAAGCATATTGTCAGTGACATTGCTCAATCCATAGATGCCAAATTAGATCAGCTCTCTGAAAAACGTGAAAAGCTCGCTGCGATTGGTATGGGTGCTCCAGGATTTATAGATATGAAGACAGGATTCATTTATCATGCTGTAAATATTGGGTGGAGAGATTATGCTCTAAAAGAAGAGCTTGAAAAAGCTACAGGTCTTTCAGTTACCATAGACAATGATGCAAATATTGCAGCGATAGGTGAAATGTGGCGCGGTGCAGGAGATGGAGAAGGGAATCTGCTGATGGTAACGCTAGGAACAGGTGTTGGTGGCGGAATTATTGTGAATGGCCATATCATGCATGGCACTAATGGAATGGCAGGGGAGATTGGGCATATTACATCGATTCCGGAAGGCGGAGCATCTTGTAATTGTGGAAAGTCAGGATGTATTGAGACTATTGCATCGGCTACAGGAATAGCTAGAATTGCGACAGAAAAAGCAGGAGAGGATCCATCTTCAACTCTTAATGAAGTATTAAAAAATAATGGTGAACTAAAAGCAAAAGATGTGATTGAGGCAGCTGAGAATGGCGATCAGGCCGCAATTGATACATTAGACTCAGTTACTTTCCATTTAGGACTTGTAATCGCAAATCTTTCCAACAGTATTAATCCAGGAAAAATTGTAATTGGTGGAGGCGTTTCGAAAGCTGGCCACATACTGATGTCGAGACTTGAAAAAGAATTTAAACGTTTTGCACTTCCACGGGTAGCAGAAGGAGCAACACTTACAGTAGCAACTTTAGGCAATGACGCTGGCGTTATCGGCGGTGCATGGCTTGCAAAACATAACATATAA
- a CDS encoding M42 family metallopeptidase codes for MEIQTNEIVRFIKELVHIPSPSGNTEAAIQYMKEFFEENEVPFKITNKGALLATIKGEDDTKHRLLTAHVDTLGGMVKEIKSDGRLKLDKIGGYYWNTVEGEYCTIHTSRGERFSGTVLMHQTSAHVYKGMDDLKRDEKNIEVRVDQEFHSKKDAEEAGVSVGDFVSFNPRFDETESGFVKSRHLDDKASVAILMHLVKQIQKSSIKLPFTTHFLISNNEEIGFGGNSNIPEQTVEYLAVDMGAIGDGQTTDEYTVSICAKDSGGPYHFGFRKHLVELAEKNGIDYKVDIYPFYGSDATAAIRAGADVVHGLIGPGIDASHAYERTHVKSLEHTANLIKSYLQSQLV; via the coding sequence ATGGAAATACAAACGAATGAAATTGTAAGATTTATTAAAGAATTAGTACATATCCCAAGTCCTTCTGGTAATACAGAAGCTGCCATTCAGTACATGAAAGAATTCTTTGAAGAAAATGAAGTACCTTTTAAAATTACGAACAAAGGAGCATTACTTGCTACAATTAAAGGAGAAGATGATACTAAACACCGATTATTAACAGCTCATGTTGATACACTTGGTGGAATGGTAAAAGAGATTAAAAGTGACGGCCGCTTAAAATTAGATAAAATCGGCGGTTATTATTGGAACACGGTTGAAGGTGAATATTGTACGATTCACACTTCAAGGGGGGAACGTTTCTCGGGGACAGTTTTGATGCATCAGACATCAGCACATGTATATAAAGGGATGGATGACCTGAAGAGGGACGAAAAGAACATAGAAGTTAGAGTTGATCAAGAGTTTCATTCCAAAAAGGATGCTGAGGAAGCGGGGGTTTCTGTTGGTGATTTCGTTTCTTTTAATCCGCGTTTTGATGAAACTGAAAGCGGTTTTGTAAAGTCCAGGCATCTAGATGACAAGGCAAGCGTAGCTATATTGATGCATCTTGTTAAACAAATTCAGAAATCATCAATAAAGTTACCTTTTACGACACATTTCTTGATAAGTAATAATGAAGAGATTGGCTTTGGAGGCAATTCTAATATACCAGAACAGACTGTCGAATATTTAGCAGTAGACATGGGTGCAATCGGTGATGGACAAACCACTGATGAGTATACCGTAAGTATTTGTGCGAAGGATTCTGGCGGACCTTATCACTTTGGATTCCGAAAACATTTAGTTGAATTAGCCGAGAAGAACGGAATTGACTATAAAGTAGACATTTACCCTTTCTATGGTTCAGATGCTACTGCGGCTATTAGAGCGGGAGCTGATGTTGTGCACGGTTTAATCGGACCTGGGATTGATGCTTCACATGCTTATGAGCGGACACATGTAAAATCATTGGAACACACTGCAAATCTTATTAAGTCTTATTTGCAATCACAACTTGTATAA